The following coding sequences lie in one Mycobacterium sp. DL440 genomic window:
- a CDS encoding MerR family transcriptional regulator translates to MAWSTREIAELAGTSLRAVRHYHAVGLLPEPQRRSNGYKQYGVAHLVKLVRIKRLTELGFSLPQIATMGDSDDHPEQALQELDAELATTIERLQRARDELAVLLEHAAPTDLPHDFVPPAAVAKMSDADRSLVVVLSRVLGPRGMQVYAEMMRDAPDDPASAEFDNLPADADEATRKDLAQRLAPYIRAVNQAHPGIAQSRSDAPRGKRFADKTISGAMADLYNPAQLDVLRRAGEILRSQSEKAAGSGGGESR, encoded by the coding sequence ATGGCGTGGAGTACGCGTGAAATCGCCGAACTTGCGGGCACCAGCCTGCGCGCCGTGCGGCATTATCACGCCGTCGGCCTGTTGCCCGAGCCCCAGCGTCGCTCCAACGGTTACAAGCAGTACGGCGTGGCACATCTGGTGAAGTTGGTGCGCATCAAAAGGCTGACCGAGCTCGGGTTTTCGCTCCCGCAGATCGCCACGATGGGTGATTCGGACGACCACCCCGAACAGGCCTTACAAGAGCTCGACGCCGAACTCGCCACGACGATCGAACGGCTGCAGCGCGCCCGCGACGAGCTCGCGGTGCTGCTGGAGCACGCGGCGCCGACGGACCTGCCGCACGACTTCGTTCCGCCGGCCGCGGTGGCCAAGATGAGTGACGCCGATCGCTCCCTTGTCGTCGTGCTGAGCCGGGTTCTGGGGCCTCGCGGGATGCAGGTCTACGCCGAGATGATGAGGGATGCACCCGACGACCCCGCGTCGGCTGAGTTCGACAATCTGCCGGCCGACGCCGATGAGGCAACGAGGAAAGATCTCGCGCAACGGCTTGCGCCCTACATCCGGGCGGTGAACCAGGCTCATCCCGGGATTGCGCAGTCCCGATCGGACGCTCCGCGAGGGAAACGCTTCGCGGACAAGACGATCAGCGGCGCGATGGCCGACTTGTACAACCCGGCGCAGCTCGACGTGCTGCGCCGGGCGGGGGAGATCCTGCGTTCTCAGTCCGAGAAGGCAGCGGGCAGCGGCGGCGGTGAGAGTCGGTAG
- a CDS encoding DUF3159 domain-containing protein, which yields MARLEQRTPAILERMGGVAGLVYASVPTFTYVIVNAIAGLNAAVVVSVGASIGLIVLRILRNEPVQPAVSGLLGVVIAGLIAYYTGSAENYFLPGIWISLAMAATFTVSLVVRRPLVGVLWNLIRSSGPNPKWRADKVLLRAFDVATLVFVVVFAARFIVQQWLYDGGFTGWLAVARIAMGYPLLGAAVLATYWAIRRANWRLSQPGNCSGDAPPPDVKCHRFPS from the coding sequence ATGGCCAGACTTGAGCAGCGGACCCCGGCGATCCTCGAGCGTATGGGCGGCGTGGCCGGGCTGGTGTATGCCAGCGTGCCCACGTTCACCTACGTGATCGTCAACGCGATCGCGGGATTGAACGCGGCGGTCGTGGTCTCTGTCGGCGCCAGTATCGGCCTGATCGTCCTCAGAATCCTGCGAAACGAGCCCGTTCAACCGGCCGTGTCCGGACTGCTCGGTGTCGTCATCGCCGGGTTGATCGCGTATTACACCGGCTCTGCCGAAAACTATTTCCTGCCGGGAATCTGGATCAGCCTGGCCATGGCCGCGACATTCACCGTCTCCCTCGTCGTGCGGCGTCCCTTGGTCGGCGTGCTGTGGAATCTGATACGCAGCAGCGGGCCAAATCCGAAGTGGCGGGCCGACAAGGTCCTGCTGCGCGCGTTCGACGTGGCGACTCTGGTGTTCGTCGTCGTGTTCGCTGCGAGATTCATTGTCCAGCAGTGGCTTTACGACGGTGGATTCACCGGCTGGTTGGCGGTCGCGCGGATCGCGATGGGCTACCCGTTGCTCGGTGCGGCGGTGCTGGCGACGTACTGGGCGATCCGCCGCGCGAACTGGCGACTCTCACAACCCGGGAACTGCTCCGGTGATGCGCCACCTCCTGATGTCAAATGCCACCGATTTCCGTCGTGA
- a CDS encoding carbohydrate ABC transporter permease, with translation MATSRVRTTALGYALVAPSLFGVVTFLLLPMLVVLWLSLQRWDLLGPIEYVGLDNWTSVLTDSSFATSLGVTLLFVLLVVPTQTVLGLIAASLLARGLPGTGFFRTVYVLPWICAPLAIAVLWKWILAPTDGALSTVLGRPVEWLTDPGLALPVVSAVVVWTNVGYVTLFFLAGILNIPADVHNAARTDGATDWQRFRHITLPMLRPTMFFVLVTGIVSAAQVFDTVYALTAGGPQGHTDLVAHRIYAEAFGAAAVGRASVMAIVLFVILVGITLLQHVYFRRRISYDLT, from the coding sequence ATGGCCACCTCGCGTGTCCGCACGACCGCACTGGGGTACGCGCTTGTCGCCCCCAGCCTGTTCGGCGTCGTCACCTTCCTGTTGCTACCCATGCTGGTGGTGCTGTGGTTGAGCCTGCAGCGGTGGGATCTGCTGGGCCCGATCGAGTATGTAGGGCTGGACAATTGGACGTCGGTGCTCACCGATTCGTCGTTCGCCACCTCACTGGGGGTGACGCTGCTGTTCGTGCTGCTGGTGGTGCCGACGCAGACCGTGCTGGGCCTGATCGCCGCGTCGCTACTGGCCCGGGGATTGCCGGGAACCGGATTCTTCCGCACCGTGTACGTGCTTCCGTGGATCTGTGCGCCGCTGGCCATCGCGGTGTTGTGGAAATGGATCCTGGCCCCCACCGACGGGGCGCTCAGCACCGTGCTGGGCCGGCCGGTGGAGTGGCTCACCGACCCGGGACTGGCGCTGCCGGTGGTGTCTGCAGTGGTGGTGTGGACCAATGTCGGCTACGTGACGCTGTTCTTCCTGGCCGGCATCCTCAATATCCCCGCTGATGTGCACAATGCCGCCCGCACCGACGGCGCGACGGACTGGCAGAGGTTCCGTCACATCACCCTGCCGATGCTGCGCCCGACGATGTTCTTCGTGCTGGTCACCGGAATCGTCAGCGCCGCACAGGTATTCGATACAGTGTATGCGCTGACGGCAGGCGGGCCGCAGGGCCACACCGATCTGGTGGCCCACCGCATCTATGCCGAGGCATTCGGCGCGGCCGCCGTAGGCCGGGCCTCGGTGATGGCCATCGTGCTGTTCGTCATCCTCGTCGGTATCACGCTGCTCCAGCACGTCTACTTCCGCCGCAGGATCAGCTATGACCTCACGTAA
- a CDS encoding carbohydrate ABC transporter permease → MTSRNAVIYVGLLLGAAITLLPFGLGLLTSFTSAEQFATDPPLSLPKPPTPENYLGLSDAGFGRAIVVTALMTAVILLGQLVFSVLAAYAFARLRFPGRDALFWVYIATLMVPATVTVVPLYLMMAEAGLRNTFWALVLPFMFGSPYAIFLLREYFRSIPGDLINAARLDGAHTLDVITHVVVPASRPILVTLALITVVSQWNNFLWPLVITSGSKWQVLTVATAGLQTQYNAQWTLVMAATTVAIVPLIVLFVAFSRNIVRSIVVTGIK, encoded by the coding sequence ATGACCTCACGTAACGCAGTGATCTACGTGGGCCTTCTGCTCGGCGCGGCGATCACGCTGCTGCCCTTCGGACTCGGATTGCTCACCTCCTTCACCTCCGCCGAGCAGTTCGCCACCGATCCCCCGCTGTCGCTGCCCAAACCTCCGACGCCTGAGAACTACCTCGGGCTGTCCGACGCGGGCTTCGGTCGCGCCATCGTGGTGACCGCACTGATGACGGCGGTCATCCTGCTGGGCCAACTGGTGTTCTCGGTTCTGGCCGCCTATGCCTTTGCCCGGCTGCGGTTTCCCGGCCGCGATGCCCTGTTCTGGGTCTACATCGCGACACTGATGGTGCCAGCGACGGTGACCGTGGTGCCGCTGTATCTGATGATGGCCGAGGCGGGATTGCGGAATACCTTCTGGGCGCTGGTGCTGCCGTTCATGTTCGGCTCGCCGTACGCGATCTTCCTTTTGCGTGAGTACTTTCGGTCCATCCCGGGCGATCTGATCAACGCGGCCCGCCTCGACGGCGCCCACACCCTCGATGTGATCACGCACGTGGTGGTGCCGGCCAGCCGCCCGATCCTGGTGACCCTGGCATTGATCACCGTGGTGAGCCAGTGGAACAACTTCCTGTGGCCGTTGGTGATCACCAGCGGCAGCAAGTGGCAGGTGCTGACGGTCGCAACGGCCGGCCTGCAGACGCAGTACAACGCGCAGTGGACGCTGGTCATGGCCGCCACCACGGTGGCGATCGTCCCGCTGATCGTGCTGTTCGTCGCGTTCTCGCGCAACATCGTCCGCTCGATCGTCGTGACGGGAATCAAATGA